One window of Oscillospiraceae bacterium genomic DNA carries:
- a CDS encoding rubredoxin: MKQFVCDVCSYVYDEIVEGVTFADLPEDWVCPLCGVGKEQFSEA; encoded by the coding sequence GTGAAACAGTTTGTGTGTGACGTTTGCTCATATGTGTACGATGAGATCGTTGAGGGCGTAACCTTTGCCGACTTGCCCGAGGATTGGGTTTGTCCGTTGTGCGGCGTCGGCAAAGAGCAGTTCAGTGAGGCATAA
- a CDS encoding GntP family permease has translation MTNLATYYPAVSEYYPVYDAAGPAIHWLGVIIGLLLAIGLICWKMTPVAAMFTGTIVGVIIGGMMGDLTWSQLLPESLRVVIEGTRSLAGTFVRIIAGGVLAGVLIESGAAESIARGLVKKLGAKLALLAITLSGTILTASGIFMTVGVVILAPIALSVGRRTNIHKMALILALSGGAKTGNLISPNPNAVALADSYGIPLSELMIAGFIPMIFGIVITTLLATAIKKKGSPVTAADGDADSEANLPSFGKSIAAPAIAVGLLLSSTIGRAIGIGFFEAFELDALFVLPIAALTGALILGKGRNFVEYTNKGIMKIAPIVLMLIGAGTIGALITNSQLPGVFESAIIGLGLPTFMLAPLSGIFMASAIGSTAAGALLAGEMFAPTLIYAGINPVHGAVMTHAGSTTLDIMPHGNYFLASKDGLRVQLKERLSVWPYEAIIGFTQVIVATILFGFILG, from the coding sequence ATGACAAACTTAGCAACTTACTATCCGGCCGTTTCCGAATACTATCCCGTCTACGACGCGGCGGGGCCCGCCATCCATTGGCTGGGCGTTATCATCGGGCTGCTCCTCGCCATCGGGCTGATTTGTTGGAAAATGACGCCTGTCGCCGCTATGTTTACCGGCACAATCGTCGGCGTCATCATCGGCGGCATGATGGGCGACTTGACGTGGAGCCAATTACTGCCCGAGTCGCTACGCGTCGTTATCGAAGGTACGCGAAGCCTTGCCGGTACGTTCGTGCGCATCATTGCCGGCGGTGTGCTGGCTGGCGTACTCATCGAGTCGGGTGCGGCGGAATCCATTGCGCGCGGGCTGGTTAAGAAACTGGGTGCCAAACTGGCACTGCTGGCCATAACGCTGTCGGGCACGATTCTAACGGCATCGGGCATCTTTATGACCGTCGGTGTTGTCATTCTCGCACCCATCGCGCTGTCGGTGGGACGGCGTACCAATATTCATAAAATGGCGCTGATTTTGGCGCTGTCAGGCGGTGCTAAGACAGGTAACTTGATTTCGCCCAATCCCAACGCCGTCGCGCTGGCCGACAGTTATGGCATTCCGTTGAGTGAGCTGATGATTGCTGGTTTTATTCCCATGATTTTCGGCATTGTCATTACCACGCTGTTGGCAACCGCCATCAAGAAAAAAGGCTCACCCGTCACCGCCGCAGACGGTGACGCTGACAGCGAAGCCAACTTGCCAAGTTTCGGTAAATCCATTGCCGCGCCTGCCATCGCTGTTGGGCTGCTGCTCAGCAGCACCATTGGTCGCGCCATAGGCATCGGCTTTTTTGAAGCCTTTGAACTCGATGCACTTTTTGTCCTGCCCATCGCCGCGTTAACCGGCGCGCTGATATTGGGAAAGGGCCGAAACTTTGTCGAATACACCAACAAAGGCATTATGAAAATCGCACCTATCGTGTTGATGCTCATCGGTGCCGGCACGATCGGCGCGTTGATTACCAATTCTCAGCTGCCCGGCGTGTTTGAGTCTGCCATTATCGGGCTGGGCTTGCCCACCTTTATGCTGGCGCCTTTGTCAGGCATTTTCATGGCATCGGCCATCGGGTCTACGGCGGCCGGCGCGCTCCTTGCAGGTGAAATGTTTGCCCCGACACTGATATACGCAGGCATTAACCCCGTCCACGGCGCTGTCATGACGCATGCTGGCTCGACGACATTGGACATCATGCCGCATGGCAACTACTTCCTGGCCAGCAAGGACGGCCTCAGAGTCCAACTTAAAGAGCGTCTCTCCGTCTGGCCGTACGAGGCCATCATCGGCTTCACTCAAGTCATCGTCGCCACCATACTCTTCGGCTTCATCCTCGGGTAG
- a CDS encoding flavin reductase, with the protein MDTSALHKLGYGLYVLTAKTDKDNGCIVNTVMQITSQAPTLGVVAVNKGNYTHDMLVASKQFNVSCLTTQTPFSVFERFGFHSGEIVNKFADGETVVRSQSGLIYLNDCTNAYLSFAIKEVLDFGTHTLFKSEMTDAAILSDAESLTYAHYHKYIKPNAAAQSGWRCKICSYVYEGANLPSAFICPICKHGASDFEPIN; encoded by the coding sequence ATGGATACATCGGCTTTGCATAAACTCGGTTATGGGCTCTATGTCCTGACTGCCAAAACCGACAAGGATAACGGTTGCATCGTCAATACCGTCATGCAAATTACAAGCCAAGCGCCGACACTCGGTGTAGTTGCTGTTAACAAGGGCAACTATACGCACGACATGCTCGTGGCGTCAAAGCAATTCAATGTGTCCTGCCTGACAACCCAAACACCATTTAGCGTTTTCGAGCGTTTCGGGTTTCATTCGGGCGAAATTGTCAATAAATTCGCCGACGGCGAAACGGTAGTGCGAAGCCAAAGTGGGCTGATCTACCTAAATGATTGCACAAACGCCTACTTGTCTTTTGCCATTAAAGAAGTATTGGACTTCGGTACGCACACACTGTTCAAATCCGAAATGACCGATGCGGCCATCCTCAGCGACGCCGAAAGTTTGACCTATGCCCATTATCACAAATACATCAAACCCAATGCTGCGGCGCAAAGCGGCTGGCGGTGCAAGATTTGCAGCTATGTTTACGAGGGCGCAAATTTGCCAAGTGCATTCATCTGTCCCATCTGTAAACACGGCGCAAGCGATTTTGAACCGATCAACTGA